In Thalassotalea fonticola, a single genomic region encodes these proteins:
- a CDS encoding sugar phosphate isomerase/epimerase family protein, with product MKQIKGPGIFLAQFMGDNEPFNSFRSICQWVASLGYKGIQIPTWDPRCMDLVKAAESQDYCDELKGTAAEFGLTITELSTHLQGQLVAVHPAYNPMFDGFAPEAVRGNANARTEWAIAQMHLAAKASERLGLATHASFSGSFLWHTVYPWPQRPAGLVESGFKELANRWLPILNSFDNSGVDVCYELHPGEDLHDGVTFERFLEATGNHSRVNILYDPSHFVLQQLDYLAFIDIYHDRIKAFHVKDAEFIPNGRSGVYGGYQSWVDRPGRFRSLGDGQVDFSGIFSRLTSHGYDGWAVLEWECCLKHPEDGAKEGAPFIEKHIIRPAEHAFDDFASGGEDEQTNRIILGLD from the coding sequence ATGAAACAAATTAAAGGCCCTGGTATATTTCTTGCTCAATTTATGGGCGATAACGAGCCATTTAATAGCTTTAGAAGCATTTGCCAATGGGTCGCGAGTTTAGGTTACAAAGGCATTCAAATACCAACTTGGGACCCGCGTTGCATGGATCTGGTTAAGGCTGCTGAAAGCCAAGACTATTGTGATGAATTAAAAGGAACTGCAGCCGAATTCGGTCTCACTATTACCGAATTATCAACACATTTACAGGGACAACTGGTTGCTGTACATCCTGCATACAATCCTATGTTTGATGGTTTTGCTCCTGAAGCAGTTCGAGGTAATGCTAATGCCAGAACAGAATGGGCTATTGCACAGATGCACCTTGCAGCTAAAGCAAGTGAGCGATTAGGACTAGCAACTCATGCAAGTTTTTCTGGCTCTTTCTTATGGCATACTGTTTATCCATGGCCACAACGACCTGCAGGGTTGGTAGAGAGCGGTTTTAAAGAACTGGCAAATCGATGGTTACCAATATTAAATTCTTTTGACAACTCAGGTGTAGATGTATGTTACGAACTGCACCCTGGAGAAGATTTACATGACGGTGTGACTTTTGAAAGATTTTTAGAAGCCACTGGGAATCACTCAAGAGTAAACATTTTATATGATCCGAGTCACTTTGTATTACAGCAGTTGGATTATCTAGCGTTTATCGATATTTATCACGACAGGATCAAAGCTTTTCATGTAAAAGATGCTGAATTCATCCCCAATGGGCGCAGCGGTGTTTATGGTGGTTATCAAAGTTGGGTAGACAGACCAGGCAGATTCCGTTCACTTGGCGACGGACAAGTGGATTTTAGTGGTATATTTTCTCGATTAACCTCGCATGGTTATGACGGTTGGGCCGTACTTGAATGGGAATGTTGTTTGAAACACCCAGAGGATGGAGCTAAAGAAGGTGCGCCATTTATTGAAAAGCATATTATTAGGCCGGCAGAGCATGCCTTTGATGATTTTGCCAGTGGCGGTGAAGATGAACAAACCAATAGAATCATCTTAGGTTTAGATTAA
- a CDS encoding AraC family transcriptional regulator, translating into MNPLFETVQLEGNSCFKTQHFECGYLQDDHSWHYHPECELTFIVKGKGTRFIGDSVEHFDEGDLVLIAPNIPHCWANNNKDEHNEIVTMQFLPTCLGDDFLNSPDAHVLVEMFSRAKRGMQIKGNVAAQVGQLLISLHEKNGLSRLSGFIEILDLISQSNDNSLLSSELYAIDNSEFHSGRMRKVMEYIQAHLIDEIRQTDIAELVHMTPQGFSRFFRATTGRTFVSFVNIVRIMEACRLLVSSEEDITTIAFECGYGNLSNFNRRFMEQKNCTPTEYRNNHSLIATNPE; encoded by the coding sequence ATGAACCCTCTTTTTGAAACCGTACAGCTTGAAGGTAATAGTTGCTTTAAAACGCAACACTTTGAATGCGGATACTTACAAGATGATCATAGTTGGCATTATCATCCAGAATGTGAACTTACCTTCATTGTTAAAGGCAAAGGCACTCGTTTTATTGGCGACAGTGTTGAGCATTTCGATGAAGGTGATTTAGTATTAATTGCTCCGAACATCCCTCATTGTTGGGCTAATAACAATAAAGATGAACATAATGAAATTGTCACAATGCAGTTTTTACCAACCTGCTTAGGTGACGATTTTCTAAATTCACCTGATGCACACGTTCTCGTTGAAATGTTTTCAAGAGCTAAACGAGGGATGCAAATAAAAGGAAACGTTGCTGCTCAAGTAGGCCAGTTATTAATATCTTTACATGAAAAAAATGGTCTATCAAGGCTCTCGGGCTTCATTGAAATTTTAGATTTAATCAGTCAAAGCAATGACAACTCTCTTCTCTCCAGTGAGCTATATGCTATCGATAATAGTGAATTCCATAGCGGCCGAATGCGCAAAGTCATGGAATACATTCAAGCCCATTTAATTGATGAAATACGACAAACAGATATTGCAGAATTAGTACACATGACGCCTCAAGGCTTCAGCCGTTTTTTTAGAGCCACCACTGGCCGAACATTTGTCTCATTCGTAAATATAGTTAGAATAATGGAAGCCTGTCGCTTACTGGTTAGTTCAGAAGAAGATATTACTACTATCGCCTTTGAATGTGGCTACGGTAATTTGTCTAATTTCAATAGGCGATTTATGGAACAAAAAAACTGCACCCCTACAGAATATAGAAATAATCATAGCTTAATCGCAACAAATCCTGAATAG
- a CDS encoding Gfo/Idh/MocA family protein: MTKKLKMGMVGGGQGAFIGAVHRFAAALDGEIELVCGAFSSEPNKALASGKELGIPDNRNYPGFQEMFAAEQRLPENERMDFVAIVTPNHMHFPVACAALESGFHVICDKPATLNLGEAKELSAIVANTGLLFGLTHTYTGYPMVKEARQIVADGKLGNLRKVIVEYTQGWLTEAEDSNNKQAAWRTNPKTSGISGCMGDIGSHAANLAEYISSETIEQLCAELTTFVPGRLLDDDGMALMKMSGGIKGILHASQVACGEENNLTIRAYGDKGGLEWRQQEPNSLVLKWLNEPMQIMRTGGNNSALATANTRTPMGHPEGYLEAFANIYRNFVLAVQAHKLGKNSSPKAFDYPGIEDGVHGMAIIESLVNSHNSNEKWLTVNS, encoded by the coding sequence ATGACTAAAAAGCTAAAAATGGGGATGGTTGGCGGTGGCCAAGGCGCATTTATTGGCGCAGTTCATCGTTTTGCAGCAGCTTTAGATGGCGAGATAGAACTAGTATGCGGTGCATTTAGTAGCGAGCCGAATAAGGCTCTTGCATCAGGTAAAGAGCTAGGTATTCCTGATAATCGAAATTACCCAGGTTTTCAGGAGATGTTCGCTGCTGAACAGCGCTTGCCTGAAAATGAACGTATGGATTTTGTCGCTATTGTCACGCCGAATCATATGCACTTTCCTGTGGCTTGCGCTGCTTTAGAATCGGGCTTTCACGTCATTTGTGATAAACCCGCTACTTTAAATTTAGGCGAAGCAAAAGAGTTGTCTGCAATTGTTGCTAACACAGGACTGCTTTTTGGATTAACCCACACTTATACCGGTTACCCAATGGTGAAAGAGGCACGACAAATTGTTGCCGATGGAAAACTTGGAAATTTGAGAAAAGTTATCGTTGAATACACTCAAGGTTGGCTAACTGAAGCAGAAGACAGCAATAACAAACAAGCCGCTTGGCGAACAAACCCTAAAACGTCAGGCATAAGTGGCTGTATGGGAGATATAGGCTCCCATGCCGCAAATTTGGCTGAATATATTTCCAGCGAAACCATTGAACAGTTGTGTGCAGAATTAACAACATTTGTTCCGGGTAGATTGCTTGATGATGATGGCATGGCATTAATGAAGATGAGTGGTGGCATAAAAGGGATTTTACATGCTAGTCAGGTGGCCTGCGGAGAAGAAAACAATTTAACGATCAGAGCTTATGGTGATAAAGGCGGATTAGAATGGCGCCAACAAGAGCCTAATAGTCTGGTATTAAAATGGTTAAATGAGCCGATGCAAATTATGCGAACTGGTGGTAATAACTCAGCTCTCGCGACTGCAAATACCCGAACACCTATGGGACACCCAGAGGGTTATCTGGAAGCATTTGCCAATATATATCGAAATTTTGTACTTGCTGTGCAAGCACACAAATTAGGCAAAAACTCATCACCAAAGGCTTTCGATTACCCTGGCATAGAGGATGGTGTTCACGGCATGGCGATTATTGAAAGCCTCGTTAACAGTCATAACTCAAATGAAAAATGGCTAACAGTAAATTCTTAA
- a CDS encoding aldose epimerase family protein: protein MCQLQEFELKNSQGTQVKIINLGARLVEFIVPTKKYGQINTILGYDKPEHYLNDSMYHGAIAGQYCNRISNGNFSLDNQAHHLEINEHPNHLHGGENGFHRKYWDVLEHSDCELKMQLKLKDGENGYPGNTTVTLIYQLKADHTLKIYWTAISDKNTVFNITSHSYFNLSGFDEIKNHYLKIPTGFYTPHNEQQIPTGEIKSTVNTPFDLREFTKLDSIINSEHPEIVCHGGFDHNWAFGNANELKLLAELYSYDTELLLQVHSTLPGLQCYTGNQLALSGIHGAHEGVCLEPQYYPDSPNQTNFPKCTLKANQPMTHEINLTFKEITK from the coding sequence TGTTGAATTCATTGTTCCAACCAAAAAGTATGGCCAAATCAATACCATTTTAGGTTATGACAAACCAGAACATTACCTTAATGATTCCATGTATCATGGTGCCATTGCAGGCCAATACTGCAATCGGATCTCAAATGGAAATTTTTCATTAGACAATCAAGCGCATCATCTAGAAATTAATGAACATCCTAATCATCTCCACGGTGGCGAAAACGGGTTTCACCGAAAATATTGGGATGTTTTAGAACACAGTGATTGTGAATTAAAAATGCAATTGAAACTTAAAGATGGTGAAAATGGCTACCCGGGAAACACCACAGTTACGTTAATTTATCAGTTAAAAGCTGATCACACGTTAAAGATATATTGGACTGCCATAAGCGATAAAAATACTGTATTTAATATTACCAGCCATAGTTATTTTAATTTATCTGGGTTTGACGAAATAAAAAATCATTACCTTAAAATTCCAACCGGTTTTTATACACCACACAATGAACAGCAAATCCCCACAGGGGAGATAAAGTCGACTGTAAACACCCCTTTTGATTTACGAGAATTTACTAAATTAGATAGCATCATCAATAGTGAACACCCAGAAATAGTTTGTCATGGCGGGTTTGATCATAACTGGGCTTTTGGCAATGCTAATGAATTAAAGTTGCTAGCTGAATTATACAGCTACGATACTGAATTGTTGTTACAAGTACATTCAACATTACCCGGCTTACAATGTTACACAGGAAACCAACTTGCGTTGTCAGGTATTCACGGTGCGCATGAGGGAGTCTGTTTAGAGCCTCAGTACTATCCTGATTCACCTAACCAAACTAACTTTCCCAAGTGTACTCTTAAAGCTAATCAGCCAATGACGCACGAGATAAATTTAACATTCAAAGAAATAACAAAATAA
- a CDS encoding LVIVD repeat-containing protein, which translates to MNTSLIVSTWLHLVNRMKSLLQKNLIAPASLFKGLSYRFISLVLLVSLCACSPIQTEKNETKELPDKQLPQLSENNAAVKPDGTDTGILPEFYYVDKVLGVLPKKSLTPLSEAAGRIDGEVEHPDPSTFGFNKTTGKYTHPKFAPEIKGPKPFKGSLTYIDMEQYSQNIKVEAFYPYVTSTGHTYQSVLDFDGRRYMYNSGYPNMHIYDITDPRKLIKVPTPKAVKSDVNGEDDISLWGFFRYVPRLDKYYTIKTYSPPYVGYLENKYLDPDRVKGIRNWPTLKGFRVFEMTDKDKFELVASVTSDPNATVEQRPQQGGGCSEFAWDGNSKYMFITCAPDDSYGNQPYRSMLYSYGISAYDMTDPSKPKYLSTWHVPGQLLSEQEAFKKNPRHSNKASRLGARAMFVPKYPDFGGKYGYVAMGGWGFHVVDISDPSNMKTVGKIDDFPMSVSGNEGDSVYVDVVAKTGHVYFNGYPFVEDCYEPYKDIFSIDVTEPTKPKVVSTFERPTPPQEATFTDYCQRRGSFGPKRPGASGRSIQPGTPNERYAPWSFYNAGLQLFDLKDPNNINVAGYFVPKMMDPEMNWHFGNPTNAVFVEWDRNLMYLFTNHGFYVLSSPLLGDPLFEIPPGQTNVGRIKQ; encoded by the coding sequence ATGAATACCTCCCTTATCGTCAGTACTTGGTTACATCTAGTCAATCGGATGAAATCATTACTTCAAAAGAATCTGATTGCCCCAGCTTCTTTGTTTAAAGGACTAAGCTATCGCTTTATTAGCTTGGTATTACTCGTGAGCCTCTGTGCTTGTTCACCAATACAAACAGAGAAAAACGAGACCAAAGAGTTACCAGATAAACAGTTACCACAATTATCTGAAAATAATGCTGCAGTTAAGCCAGATGGCACAGATACAGGCATATTACCTGAGTTTTATTATGTTGATAAAGTATTAGGGGTATTGCCCAAAAAGTCATTAACTCCTTTAAGTGAAGCAGCGGGCAGAATAGATGGTGAAGTCGAACACCCTGATCCGTCGACTTTCGGGTTTAACAAAACGACAGGAAAATACACACACCCTAAATTTGCGCCAGAAATAAAAGGGCCTAAACCATTTAAAGGCAGCCTAACGTATATCGATATGGAGCAATACAGTCAAAATATCAAAGTAGAAGCCTTCTATCCTTATGTGACAAGTACCGGTCACACTTACCAATCGGTATTAGATTTTGATGGTCGTCGTTATATGTACAATAGTGGATATCCTAACATGCATATTTATGACATTACGGATCCGCGTAAGTTAATTAAAGTTCCTACTCCCAAAGCGGTGAAATCTGATGTGAATGGAGAAGATGACATTTCTTTATGGGGCTTTTTCCGCTATGTACCACGGCTTGATAAATACTACACCATTAAAACTTATTCTCCACCATACGTTGGTTATCTTGAGAACAAATATTTAGATCCTGATCGAGTAAAAGGTATACGCAACTGGCCAACGTTAAAAGGTTTTAGGGTTTTTGAAATGACTGACAAAGACAAGTTTGAATTAGTTGCGTCTGTTACTTCAGATCCAAATGCTACTGTTGAACAGCGCCCCCAGCAAGGTGGAGGCTGCTCTGAGTTCGCTTGGGATGGCAACAGTAAGTATATGTTTATTACCTGTGCTCCTGATGATAGCTATGGCAATCAGCCTTATCGCAGCATGCTCTATAGTTATGGCATAAGTGCTTATGACATGACTGATCCAAGCAAGCCCAAATACCTATCTACATGGCATGTACCTGGCCAGTTATTGAGCGAGCAAGAAGCCTTTAAAAAGAATCCTCGCCATAGTAATAAAGCATCCCGTTTAGGTGCAAGGGCTATGTTTGTGCCTAAATATCCAGATTTTGGCGGTAAATACGGCTATGTTGCCATGGGCGGCTGGGGTTTTCATGTTGTTGATATATCAGATCCTAGCAATATGAAAACTGTTGGAAAGATAGATGACTTCCCTATGTCGGTGAGTGGTAACGAGGGGGATAGTGTATATGTTGACGTAGTTGCTAAAACAGGACATGTTTATTTTAATGGCTACCCCTTTGTTGAAGACTGTTATGAACCATACAAAGATATTTTTTCTATTGATGTCACGGAGCCAACCAAGCCTAAAGTGGTCAGTACATTTGAACGCCCAACCCCTCCACAAGAGGCAACATTTACTGATTATTGTCAACGCAGAGGCAGCTTTGGCCCTAAACGCCCTGGAGCATCTGGTCGTTCTATTCAACCAGGAACGCCAAATGAACGTTATGCACCATGGTCATTTTACAATGCCGGCTTACAATTATTTGATTTAAAGGATCCTAACAATATCAATGTGGCTGGCTACTTCGTCCCCAAAATGATGGATCCTGAAATGAACTGGCACTTTGGCAATCCAACCAATGCTGTTTTTGTCGAGTGGGACAGAAACTTAATGTATTTATTTACTAACCATGGATTCTATGTTCTATCAAGTCCTTTACTCGGTGACCCCCTGTTTGAAATACCACCTGGGCAAACAAATGTTGGGCGGATAAAGCAATGA
- a CDS encoding pyridoxal-phosphate dependent enzyme, translated as MAKLSLPSLEQINLARTKISPYIVRTPLIKLNIEGSNEIYLKLENLQPIGAFKIRPALNSLLSLPKKQLTKGVFTISSGNMALGLAWAANKLKVKMVGYVYLGAPEAKLSGIRELGGEIRYLPTETWWRCLYKDEELSTEETEIHTVLNNEVLAANGTIAMEILEDLPDVDEIYVPFGGGSCAVGIANAIQKLAANVTVSAVESSHGSPLAQSIAAKKPVRIETENTYIKSIGGDSVFAQIFTFVNQLSVKNTVVNIDKISQTIGLLFHKNKIITEGAGAASVAAAMENSNNHKKIVCVVTGGNIDDKDFIKILNGERP; from the coding sequence ATGGCCAAATTATCACTACCTTCGTTAGAACAAATTAACTTAGCAAGGACGAAAATATCTCCCTATATTGTTCGAACCCCTTTAATTAAGCTGAATATTGAGGGCTCCAATGAGATTTATTTGAAATTAGAAAACTTACAGCCAATAGGAGCATTTAAAATTAGACCCGCTTTAAATAGCCTGCTCAGCTTGCCAAAAAAGCAACTGACTAAAGGCGTTTTTACTATAAGTTCAGGTAATATGGCTTTGGGATTGGCTTGGGCAGCCAATAAATTAAAGGTGAAAATGGTTGGTTACGTTTATCTAGGAGCTCCTGAAGCAAAACTAAGCGGTATAAGGGAATTAGGCGGGGAAATACGTTATCTTCCTACTGAAACCTGGTGGCGCTGCCTTTACAAAGATGAAGAGTTAAGTACTGAAGAAACTGAAATCCATACGGTTTTGAATAATGAAGTTTTAGCCGCAAACGGCACTATAGCGATGGAAATACTAGAAGACTTGCCTGATGTGGATGAAATATATGTTCCTTTTGGTGGAGGATCATGCGCAGTAGGTATAGCCAATGCCATTCAAAAGCTGGCGGCCAACGTGACAGTTTCAGCCGTTGAATCGAGTCATGGCTCACCACTTGCACAATCTATAGCGGCGAAAAAACCGGTACGTATTGAGACTGAAAATACCTATATCAAAAGTATCGGCGGAGATTCGGTGTTTGCGCAAATATTTACATTTGTAAATCAGCTTTCTGTAAAAAATACAGTCGTTAATATCGACAAAATTAGCCAGACGATTGGTTTATTGTTTCATAAAAACAAAATAATTACTGAAGGTGCTGGGGCTGCATCTGTAGCAGCAGCAATGGAAAACTCAAACAATCACAAAAAGATAGTGTGTGTTGTTACCGGGGGGAATATTGATGATAAGGACTTCATTAAAATTCTAAACGGAGAAAGGCCGTAA
- a CDS encoding LysR family transcriptional regulator produces MHKLSISHLQTVVSISESDGNITNAAHKLNLSQSALSHRLNEAEARLGLLLFERRNKKLTLSKAGKVLVTSAQSILKQLQNTELDIERMMDGIDQVLRISTSSFNCYHWFPKVLKSFNKSHPEVDIEIVADASLDPLKALKDGTIDLAITHLKPNNINFNVVELFEDEMVAIIPANHSLKDKSFLINEDFENHAFITNATTPQEGREYDLFFKHSSVQPKKILCAGHTEVIVDLVKEELGISILTRWVMKRFKLQRKIIEKQLTEKGIFIQWYAVIRKNDPSESKVYQFQKKLEKLKL; encoded by the coding sequence ATGCATAAATTAAGCATCAGCCATTTGCAAACCGTTGTTTCAATTTCAGAAAGTGATGGAAATATTACCAACGCAGCGCATAAGCTTAATCTTTCTCAATCTGCTTTGAGTCATCGCCTTAATGAGGCTGAGGCACGGTTAGGACTATTACTATTTGAGCGAAGAAATAAAAAGCTTACATTATCCAAAGCAGGAAAAGTACTAGTCACTTCCGCTCAATCAATTCTCAAACAACTACAAAATACAGAGCTTGATATTGAACGCATGATGGATGGCATAGATCAGGTTCTAAGGATAAGTACCAGTAGTTTCAATTGTTATCATTGGTTTCCAAAAGTATTAAAGTCTTTCAATAAGTCTCATCCTGAAGTCGACATTGAAATAGTGGCTGATGCATCACTTGATCCACTAAAAGCATTGAAAGATGGCACCATTGATTTGGCGATTACTCATTTAAAGCCCAATAATATCAACTTTAATGTTGTTGAATTGTTTGAGGATGAGATGGTGGCAATTATTCCAGCCAACCATTCCTTAAAAGATAAATCGTTTTTAATAAATGAAGATTTTGAAAATCACGCTTTTATTACAAATGCTACTACGCCACAAGAAGGACGAGAGTATGACCTTTTCTTTAAGCACTCATCGGTACAACCAAAGAAAATACTATGTGCCGGGCATACTGAAGTTATTGTTGATTTGGTTAAGGAAGAATTGGGCATTTCAATACTTACACGCTGGGTAATGAAACGCTTCAAACTACAAAGAAAAATCATCGAAAAGCAATTAACCGAAAAGGGAATTTTCATCCAATGGTACGCAGTAATTCGAAAAAATGATCCCTCAGAAAGTAAGGTATATCAATTCCAGAAAAAGTTAGAAAAACTAAAACTGTAA